One genomic window of Cellulophaga sp. Hel_I_12 includes the following:
- a CDS encoding glycosyltransferase family 2 protein — protein MQNPLVSIIIPFKNTEDYILSCFTSILEQSYFNFEVVAVNDHSTDTSAEIVHSITTQDTRCKLFDAKKSGIISALQLGYSKASGTLITRMDSDDIMTPHKLQVMVDALIQHGTGHIAIGQVQYFAKNGINEGYANYEKWLNSLTEKGTNYSDIYVECVIPSPCWMVYKTDFDRCDGFNLTTYPEDYDLAFRFYEHGLKCIPCSEVLHLWRDYSNRTSRTSEHYAENYFLNLKLFYFLKLDHQSDKKLVIWGAGKKGKKIAQLLIEKKVKFDWVCDNNKKIGKHIYNVEMQSYETIHSTKLSQIIVTVANKKEQKNIKTYLQKEQKIANTDYFFFC, from the coding sequence ATGCAAAACCCTTTAGTCAGTATAATAATACCATTTAAAAATACCGAAGACTATATTCTATCCTGCTTTACATCGATCTTAGAACAAAGCTATTTTAATTTTGAAGTTGTAGCAGTTAACGATCATTCGACAGATACTAGTGCAGAGATTGTTCATAGCATCACCACTCAAGATACGCGATGTAAACTGTTTGATGCTAAAAAATCAGGAATCATTAGTGCATTGCAACTAGGCTATTCAAAGGCTTCGGGAACTTTGATTACCAGAATGGATTCTGATGATATCATGACACCTCACAAATTACAAGTGATGGTTGATGCGCTTATACAGCACGGAACTGGACATATCGCTATTGGTCAGGTACAGTATTTTGCCAAAAACGGAATTAATGAGGGCTATGCGAACTACGAAAAATGGCTTAACAGCTTAACAGAAAAAGGAACAAATTATAGCGATATTTATGTGGAATGCGTGATCCCTTCGCCATGCTGGATGGTCTATAAAACAGATTTTGACCGCTGTGATGGCTTTAATCTTACTACCTATCCAGAAGACTATGATTTGGCCTTTAGATTTTACGAACACGGTTTAAAATGTATACCTTGTTCTGAAGTTTTGCACTTATGGCGCGATTATAGCAACAGAACTTCAAGAACAAGTGAACACTATGCTGAAAATTACTTTTTAAATTTAAAATTGTTCTATTTTCTTAAATTAGACCATCAAAGTGATAAAAAATTAGTGATTTGGGGCGCTGGAAAAAAAGGAAAAAAAATAGCCCAATTACTTATTGAAAAAAAAGTAAAATTCGATTGGGTCTGCGACAATAATAAGAAAATAGGAAAGCATATTTACAACGTAGAAATGCAATCATACGAAACAATACATAGTACCAAGCTATCGCAAATCATAGTGACCGTAGCCAATAAAAAAGAGCAAAAAAACATTAAAACCTACTTACAAAAAGAGCAAAAAATTGCCAACACAGACTATTTTTTTTTCTGTTGA
- a CDS encoding GIY-YIG nuclease family protein, with product MSKKQYRVYVIELSKRVFTQNTKFRLANPQFNGVLECLYVGMTSKTPKERFEQHKTGYINKKGHKLSSAIVNTYGSYLRPSLYNHIPAMNTREEALAMEQQLALELRRKRYAVWFN from the coding sequence ATGTCTAAAAAGCAATACCGGGTTTATGTTATAGAATTATCGAAACGTGTTTTTACACAAAACACCAAATTTCGCTTGGCAAATCCTCAATTTAATGGTGTTTTAGAGTGTTTGTATGTCGGTATGACCTCGAAAACACCTAAAGAACGCTTTGAACAGCACAAAACTGGTTACATCAATAAAAAGGGACATAAACTTTCTTCAGCCATTGTTAATACCTATGGCAGCTATTTACGACCAAGTTTATATAACCATATACCGGCCATGAACACCAGAGAAGAAGCCTTAGCTATGGAGCAGCAGCTAGCTTTAGAATTGCGCAGGAAAAGATATGCCGTTTGGTTCAATTAA
- a CDS encoding BatA domain-containing protein: MQFKHPEILWALLLLLIPVIVHLFQLRRFKKTPFTNVKMLQKVVAESQKSKSLKKWLLLVTRLFLFSALILAFAQPFFANKSALQEKETVIYLDNSFSMQAKKGNTSLLENAIQEVLKNVPSDQKISLFTNNHTFKKTTFKAIQNDFLSLSYSADQLSSSEIELKAKTLFSKNQNTQKDLIVISDFQKQEDTGVFPESSNLQVHLVKQMADELLNVAIDSVYIQKEKGDSVEINVLLSTNEGLENTPIAIYDADKLMAKTAAVFDKNKKALVSFSLPANETILGRITLSDVGLDYDNQFYFTLNKKDKIKVFVIGEEATFLEKIYTDDEFEFESTALKNLNYSSIENQNLIVLNGLEAIPEPLIQALVSFSRNKGTITVIPNVTSNIDSYNSFLKNFNTTLGQFINFNQEITSINFNHPLYANVFDNKVTNFQYPSTTHYWLIKTKTSSILSFANGSPFLAGEKGFYMFSASLDREKSTFKNSPLIVPTFYKMGFESLEQQQLYTRIGTNMSLDIPVQLAKDAILKVAKNDFEFIPQQQPYANKVVLNFSENPKEDGNYQIKNKENIVKHISFNYPRTESDLIFIADNTLNGQTNQTSISTLFENLEKDNTIRELWKWFIILAVLFAFIEIGIQKYFK; the protein is encoded by the coding sequence ATGCAATTTAAACATCCAGAAATTCTTTGGGCTTTACTACTACTATTAATTCCTGTTATTGTTCATCTTTTTCAATTAAGACGCTTTAAAAAAACACCGTTTACCAATGTAAAAATGTTGCAAAAAGTGGTCGCAGAATCACAAAAAAGCAAATCTTTAAAAAAGTGGCTTTTACTAGTCACAAGACTTTTTTTATTTAGCGCTTTAATCCTAGCGTTTGCACAACCTTTTTTTGCAAATAAATCCGCGCTACAAGAAAAAGAAACTGTTATTTACCTGGACAATTCTTTTAGCATGCAGGCCAAGAAAGGAAATACCTCTTTGCTGGAGAATGCAATTCAAGAAGTGCTGAAAAATGTACCATCAGACCAAAAAATAAGTCTTTTTACAAACAATCATACGTTTAAAAAAACGACGTTTAAGGCTATTCAAAATGATTTTTTATCCTTAAGCTATTCAGCTGATCAGCTTTCATCTAGTGAAATTGAATTGAAAGCAAAAACCCTATTTAGTAAAAACCAAAACACCCAAAAAGACTTAATTGTTATTTCTGATTTTCAAAAACAGGAGGATACTGGTGTTTTTCCGGAGAGTTCAAATCTTCAAGTACACCTTGTAAAGCAAATGGCTGACGAACTTTTAAACGTAGCTATTGATAGTGTTTACATCCAAAAAGAAAAGGGTGATAGCGTAGAAATTAACGTCCTCCTATCTACCAATGAAGGTTTAGAAAATACGCCAATAGCAATTTATGATGCTGATAAGCTTATGGCAAAAACTGCTGCGGTATTTGATAAGAATAAAAAGGCCTTGGTTAGTTTCTCATTACCTGCCAATGAAACTATTTTAGGACGTATAACGCTTTCTGATGTTGGGCTTGATTATGACAATCAATTTTATTTTACATTGAATAAAAAAGATAAGATTAAAGTTTTTGTTATCGGTGAAGAAGCTACATTTTTAGAAAAAATTTACACTGATGATGAATTTGAGTTTGAAAGTACTGCATTAAAAAATTTAAATTACAGTAGCATTGAAAACCAAAATTTAATTGTCCTAAACGGTTTAGAGGCTATTCCAGAGCCCTTAATACAGGCTTTAGTTTCTTTCTCGAGAAATAAAGGAACTATTACTGTTATTCCGAATGTAACAAGTAACATCGATTCGTATAATTCTTTTTTGAAAAACTTTAATACCACACTAGGTCAATTTATTAATTTTAATCAGGAAATCACTAGTATAAATTTTAACCATCCTTTATATGCCAACGTCTTTGATAACAAGGTGACTAATTTTCAATACCCGAGCACCACACATTATTGGCTCATAAAGACTAAGACCTCTTCGATACTATCGTTTGCCAACGGAAGCCCTTTCTTAGCGGGCGAAAAAGGATTTTATATGTTCTCCGCTTCATTAGATCGTGAAAAGAGTACCTTTAAAAATTCGCCCTTAATTGTCCCCACTTTTTATAAAATGGGTTTTGAGAGCTTAGAACAGCAGCAGCTATATACTCGAATTGGAACAAATATGTCTTTAGATATTCCAGTGCAATTAGCGAAAGATGCTATTTTAAAAGTTGCTAAAAATGACTTTGAGTTTATCCCACAGCAACAGCCTTACGCCAATAAAGTAGTGTTGAATTTCAGCGAAAATCCTAAAGAAGATGGTAATTATCAAATAAAAAATAAAGAAAATATCGTTAAACATATCAGTTTTAATTATCCAAGAACGGAAAGTGATCTAATTTTTATAGCTGATAACACCCTGAATGGCCAAACAAATCAAACATCAATATCAACTTTATTTGAAAACTTAGAAAAAGACAATACGATACGTGAGCTATGGAAATGGTTTATTATTTTAGCAGTGCTATTCGCTTTCATTGAAATTGGTATTCAAAAATATTTTAAATGA
- a CDS encoding dihydroorotase family protein, whose product MNILLKAAKIIDASNPELHLKKRDVFIKNGVIEAIAVHLEPENQTKIIQLDHLHISIGWFDSSVSFGEPGHEERETIENGLLTAGKSGFTDLILNPNTNPLPDSSADIVFLKRTSEGKATKLHPLGALTVKSNGEALAELFDMQNAGAVGFSDFKRPINNSNLLKIALQYAQGFAALVYSFPMDTQIAGKGIVNEEKTTTSLGLKGIPALAEELQIARDLFILAYTGGKLHIPTISTANAVKQIASAKKKGLDVSCSVAIHNLYFTDNRLEDFDTNFKLMPPLRTTSDTKALLKGLKEGIIDFVTSDHLPLDTEEKIIEFDNAGYGTIGLETAFGILNQLFDLETTIMLLTKGRERYGLTRPKLAKGEKACLTLFNPEPDHVFRKENILSTSKNSAFIGEKLKGKVYGIISNNELLF is encoded by the coding sequence ATGAACATACTTTTAAAAGCGGCCAAAATAATCGATGCCTCTAACCCTGAACTTCATCTTAAAAAAAGAGATGTTTTTATTAAAAATGGTGTCATTGAAGCTATTGCTGTTCACCTAGAGCCAGAAAATCAGACAAAAATAATTCAGTTAGATCATCTACATATCTCTATTGGATGGTTTGATAGTAGCGTATCGTTTGGTGAACCTGGTCACGAAGAAAGAGAAACTATTGAAAACGGACTTTTAACGGCAGGAAAAAGTGGTTTTACAGATTTAATTCTGAATCCCAATACGAATCCACTACCCGACTCTAGCGCTGATATTGTTTTTCTAAAAAGGACTTCGGAAGGGAAAGCGACCAAACTACACCCCTTAGGGGCTTTAACCGTAAAATCTAACGGAGAAGCATTAGCAGAACTTTTTGACATGCAAAATGCTGGAGCGGTTGGCTTTAGTGATTTTAAACGGCCCATAAATAATAGTAATCTACTAAAAATTGCCCTGCAATATGCACAAGGGTTCGCTGCTTTAGTGTATTCATTTCCTATGGACACTCAAATTGCGGGAAAAGGCATTGTGAACGAGGAAAAAACCACTACTTCATTAGGCTTAAAAGGGATTCCTGCCTTAGCTGAAGAGTTACAAATTGCAAGAGATTTGTTTATTTTAGCCTATACCGGCGGAAAATTACACATCCCTACAATTTCTACAGCTAATGCCGTGAAACAAATTGCTAGCGCTAAGAAAAAAGGATTAGATGTTAGCTGTAGTGTGGCCATTCATAACCTATATTTTACAGATAATCGCTTAGAAGATTTTGATACAAATTTTAAGCTTATGCCTCCACTTCGCACTACAAGCGACACGAAAGCCTTACTTAAAGGTTTAAAAGAGGGCATCATAGATTTTGTAACGAGCGACCATTTGCCGCTAGATACGGAAGAAAAAATTATAGAATTTGACAATGCAGGTTACGGAACCATTGGTTTAGAAACTGCCTTCGGAATCTTAAATCAGCTTTTTGATTTAGAAACTACGATTATGCTGTTAACCAAAGGAAGAGAGCGCTATGGATTAACAAGGCCAAAATTAGCTAAAGGAGAAAAGGCCTGCCTAACCTTATTTAATCCTGAACCGGACCATGTATTTAGGAAAGAAAATATATTATCAACGAGTAAGAATAGTGCCTTTATAGGAGAAAAGTTAAAAGGAAAAGTTTATGGTATCATTTCTAATAATGAACTGTTATTTTAA
- a CDS encoding alpha/beta hydrolase: MQTKNLSLYHIIKPSALKNKPIPVLFMLHGYGSDENDLFSFASELPENLCVISIRAPYAMQPFGNAWYAINFDAEKGKWSDDEQAKISRDKIASFITEACEAYGLDPTNVTLLGFSQGTILSYAVALSYPEKVNAVIALSGYINEHILVEGYTSNDFRNLNFYCSHGSVDQVIPSAWAAKAPDFLNKLGIKNTYEEFPVGHGVAPQNFLALKKWLLHHVKM, from the coding sequence ATGCAAACAAAAAATTTATCACTATATCATATCATAAAACCTTCAGCTTTAAAAAATAAGCCAATTCCCGTACTTTTTATGCTTCACGGCTATGGCAGTGATGAAAATGATTTGTTTTCGTTTGCGAGTGAATTACCTGAAAATCTTTGTGTCATCTCAATCAGAGCACCTTACGCCATGCAACCATTTGGAAATGCGTGGTATGCTATAAATTTTGATGCTGAAAAAGGAAAATGGAGTGATGATGAACAAGCAAAAATTTCAAGAGATAAAATAGCTTCGTTTATTACCGAGGCTTGTGAAGCTTATGGCTTAGACCCTACTAATGTAACTTTATTGGGTTTTAGTCAGGGTACTATATTGAGCTATGCAGTGGCTTTATCCTATCCTGAAAAAGTGAATGCCGTCATTGCACTTAGCGGTTATATCAATGAACATATTTTAGTAGAAGGGTATACCTCGAATGACTTTAGAAATTTAAACTTTTATTGCTCTCATGGTTCCGTAGACCAAGTAATCCCCTCAGCCTGGGCAGCAAAAGCACCTGATTTTCTAAACAAATTAGGTATAAAAAATACCTATGAAGAGTTCCCAGTTGGGCATGGAGTTGCCCCACAAAACTTTTTAGCCCTTAAAAAATGGCTTTTACATCATGTAAAAATGTAA
- a CDS encoding MBL fold metallo-hydrolase codes for MKITFLGTGTSQGIPVIGSKHPVCLSENSKDKRLRVSVLISWENYNFVIDCGPDFRQQMLKNPITKLDGILFTHEHSDHTAGIDDIRPYFFRQGDIPIYAHKRVIDALKVRFDYIFADENRYPGAPSVQIHEVKNNNSIKLGDTLVVPIEVNHNRLQVFGYRFKNFAYLTDVKTVAPQEISKLKGVKVLVVNALREEPHHSHFNLEEALAFVKLINPEKAYFTHISHYLGFHDEVQKKLPKNVYLAYDNLTITV; via the coding sequence GTGAAAATTACTTTTTTAGGAACAGGAACATCACAAGGAATTCCAGTAATTGGAAGTAAACATCCTGTTTGTTTAAGTGAGAATAGCAAGGATAAAAGACTTCGAGTATCTGTTTTGATTTCGTGGGAAAACTATAATTTTGTAATTGATTGTGGTCCTGATTTTAGGCAACAAATGCTAAAAAATCCCATTACCAAATTAGACGGGATTCTTTTTACACACGAACACTCAGACCATACCGCTGGTATTGATGATATACGGCCTTATTTTTTTAGACAAGGTGATATTCCTATCTACGCTCACAAACGAGTAATTGACGCCTTAAAAGTAAGGTTCGATTATATTTTCGCTGATGAAAACAGGTACCCTGGCGCTCCTTCTGTTCAAATTCATGAAGTAAAAAATAATAACTCTATAAAATTAGGAGATACCCTAGTGGTTCCGATTGAGGTTAACCACAATAGGTTACAGGTATTTGGTTATAGATTCAAAAATTTTGCCTACTTGACCGATGTAAAAACAGTGGCTCCTCAAGAGATCAGTAAGCTCAAGGGAGTTAAGGTCTTGGTCGTTAACGCTCTTAGAGAAGAACCCCACCATTCGCATTTTAATTTGGAGGAGGCTTTAGCTTTCGTAAAACTAATTAATCCGGAGAAGGCCTATTTTACGCATATAAGTCATTATTTGGGCTTTCATGACGAGGTTCAAAAAAAGTTGCCTAAAAATGTGTATTTGGCATATGATAATTTAACAATTACCGTTTAA